One segment of Streptosporangium brasiliense DNA contains the following:
- a CDS encoding acylphosphatase, with amino-acid sequence MTEVRLTAWARGRVQGVGFRWWTRARALELGLVGWARNTADGRVEVVAEGPEDSCVRLLELLRGGDTPGRVDGVVERWSEAKGGSTGFVER; translated from the coding sequence ATGACGGAGGTCCGGTTGACCGCCTGGGCCCGGGGGCGGGTGCAGGGCGTGGGTTTCCGCTGGTGGACGCGGGCGCGGGCGCTGGAGCTCGGCCTGGTCGGCTGGGCGCGGAACACCGCCGACGGGCGGGTGGAGGTCGTGGCGGAGGGTCCGGAGGACTCCTGCGTCAGGCTGCTGGAACTGCTCCGCGGCGGCGACACGCCGGGCCGCGTCGACGGGGTCGTCGAGCGCTGGAGCGAGGCGAAGGGAGGATCCACCGGTTTTGTGGAGCGCTAA
- a CDS encoding thiamine-phosphate kinase, translating into MNGRCVITVGDLGEFGVVARITGRLPQGRAVLLGPGDDAAMVSAPDGRVVVTTDLLIEGRHFRRDWSSGYDIGRKAAAQNLSDVVAMGADPTGIVVGLGLPAEAATEWLDDLTDGFRDECDLVGASVVGGDITRCDLVVIGVTALGDLGGRAPVTRSGARPGDAVAVAGRLGHAAAGLALLDGGLSEPAELIDAHRRPRPPYARGPEAAALGATSMLDVSDGLLQDLGHLAKAGGIGIVLAPENFAVPAPLEEAARLLGADPLEWVLTGGDDHALAATFPEDVRLPSGWTVVGRVTEGEGVQVRGRKLEHGGWDHFRK; encoded by the coding sequence ATGAACGGGAGGTGCGTCATCACAGTCGGAGATCTCGGCGAATTCGGAGTTGTTGCACGTATTACTGGGCGTTTGCCCCAGGGAAGAGCCGTACTGCTCGGTCCCGGAGACGATGCCGCGATGGTGAGCGCTCCAGACGGCCGGGTCGTCGTGACGACAGACTTATTGATCGAGGGTAGGCACTTCCGTCGCGATTGGTCCAGTGGGTACGACATCGGTCGAAAAGCCGCAGCGCAGAATCTTTCCGACGTCGTGGCGATGGGCGCCGACCCCACCGGCATCGTGGTCGGTCTCGGCCTGCCCGCGGAGGCGGCCACCGAATGGCTGGACGACCTCACCGACGGCTTCCGCGACGAGTGCGACCTCGTCGGCGCCAGCGTGGTGGGCGGCGACATCACCCGCTGTGATCTGGTGGTGATCGGCGTCACCGCCCTGGGCGACCTGGGCGGGCGCGCACCGGTCACGCGTTCGGGAGCGCGTCCGGGCGACGCGGTGGCGGTGGCCGGGCGGCTCGGGCACGCCGCCGCCGGGCTCGCGCTGCTCGACGGCGGCCTGAGCGAGCCGGCGGAGCTGATCGACGCCCACCGCCGCCCCCGGCCGCCCTACGCCCGCGGCCCGGAGGCGGCCGCGCTCGGCGCGACCTCGATGCTCGACGTCAGCGACGGCCTGCTCCAGGACCTGGGACACCTCGCCAAGGCGGGCGGGATCGGCATCGTGCTGGCCCCCGAAAACTTCGCCGTCCCCGCGCCGCTGGAGGAGGCCGCCCGGCTGCTCGGCGCCGATCCGCTGGAGTGGGTGCTCACCGGCGGGGATGACCACGCCCTCGCTGCGACCTTCCCCGAGGACGTACGGCTCCCGTCCGGATGGACCGTGGTCGGCCGGGTGACCGAGGGCGAGGGCGTACAGGTCAGGGGCCGCAAGCTGGAGCACGGCGGCTGGGATCACTTCCGGAAGTGA
- the rsmD gene encoding 16S rRNA (guanine(966)-N(2))-methyltransferase RsmD produces MSRVIAGSAGGRRLAVPPGRGTRPTSDRAREGIFSTVGSLLGALDGARVLDLYAGSGAVGLEALSRGAAHALLVESDAKAVRTIRANIATLGLPGATLAADRVERVLERGTEEPYDLVFADPPYVMTDGAVEAVLGQLRDRGWLAEDALVAVERESRGKDLVWPTGYEEERVRRYGEASVWYGRAAGNP; encoded by the coding sequence GTGAGTCGAGTCATCGCGGGGAGCGCAGGGGGGCGGCGGCTGGCCGTGCCACCGGGGCGGGGGACCCGCCCCACGAGTGACCGGGCCCGGGAGGGCATCTTCTCCACGGTGGGGTCGCTGCTCGGCGCGCTGGACGGGGCGAGAGTGCTGGACCTCTACGCCGGCTCCGGCGCGGTCGGGCTGGAGGCGCTGTCCCGGGGGGCGGCCCACGCGCTGCTGGTGGAGTCCGACGCCAAGGCGGTCCGGACGATCAGGGCGAACATCGCGACCCTCGGGCTCCCGGGGGCCACGCTCGCCGCCGACCGGGTCGAGCGGGTGCTGGAGCGGGGCACCGAGGAGCCCTACGACCTCGTCTTCGCCGATCCGCCCTACGTGATGACCGACGGGGCGGTGGAGGCGGTGCTGGGGCAGCTGCGAGATCGCGGCTGGCTCGCGGAGGACGCGCTGGTCGCGGTGGAGCGGGAGAGCCGGGGGAAGGACCTGGTGTGGCCCACCGGATACGAAGAGGAGAGGGTCCGTCGTTACGGCGAAGCGTCCGTTTGGTACGGTCGCGCCGCCGGGAATCCATAG
- a CDS encoding DUF3515 domain-containing protein — MSLRFARWTGYACALLILAGCSSTVRVDPPTPEGPAAAACRTLGERLPQELDGAARVETTPASPYVVVWGEAGIALRCGVPRPATMTATEQVPEIDGVAWFSDPARPLLFTSVGREVYVEVTISRQHVPENVLVDLAAPIKAALP; from the coding sequence ATGTCACTCCGGTTCGCTCGTTGGACGGGGTACGCCTGCGCCCTGCTGATCCTGGCGGGATGCAGTAGTACGGTCCGGGTGGATCCCCCCACCCCGGAGGGTCCGGCCGCCGCCGCGTGCAGGACACTCGGCGAACGGCTGCCGCAGGAGCTCGACGGTGCCGCCCGGGTGGAGACCACCCCGGCGTCGCCGTACGTCGTGGTCTGGGGGGAGGCCGGGATCGCGCTGCGCTGCGGGGTGCCGCGGCCGGCGACGATGACGGCCACCGAGCAGGTGCCCGAGATCGACGGGGTGGCGTGGTTCTCCGACCCCGCCAGACCGTTGCTGTTCACCTCGGTCGGCCGCGAGGTCTACGTGGAGGTGACGATCTCCCGGCAGCATGTCCCGGAGAACGTCCTCGTCGACCTCGCGGCCCCCATCAAGGCGGCGCTACCGTAG
- a CDS encoding DAK2 domain-containing protein — MLQVLDPPAVRRWSRLAAETLGKAREEIDALNVFPVPDGDTGTNLHLTMLSAAEALDGLPGDADAATTWQTLAQGALLGARGNSGVIVSQALRGLAEVLRAAEGRGADLGRGLVRAAELARGAVARPVEGTVLSVLTAVAGAVRGLTGDLASVARRAADEARSALRRTPDQLDVLARSGVVDAGGAGLAIILESLAAVVTDSYTGRVDIPAPAHRVAPEVGPEVGEGPGYEVMYLLDADEAAVGALRGELDALGDSLVVVGGDGLWNVHVHVDDAGAAIEAAMRVGRPHRIKVTYLVGSGRTHPAARGRGVVAVAAGPALGAVFEQSGAVVVRREPGSSPPLAAVLAAIREAGTEVVVLPNDSGTREVAAAAAEIAREEGLVVSVLPTRASVQGLAALAVHDPLRRFDDDVVAMTEAAAHTRHGHVWVADREVMTSAGLTVPGDVLGVIDGDAAVIGTGLVDTALEITRRMVSASSELVTMLQGVNAPEGLARAVQDHLAETRPDVEVVLYEGGQGGYPLLIGVE, encoded by the coding sequence ATGCTGCAGGTTCTCGACCCGCCGGCGGTCCGGCGGTGGTCACGGCTGGCCGCCGAGACGCTGGGGAAGGCGCGCGAGGAGATCGACGCGCTCAACGTCTTCCCCGTGCCCGACGGCGACACCGGCACCAACCTGCACCTGACCATGCTCTCCGCGGCCGAGGCGCTCGACGGGCTGCCCGGTGACGCCGACGCGGCGACCACCTGGCAGACGCTCGCGCAGGGCGCGCTGCTCGGCGCCCGCGGCAACTCCGGAGTGATCGTCAGCCAGGCGCTGCGCGGCCTCGCCGAGGTGCTCAGGGCGGCCGAGGGGCGGGGCGCCGATCTCGGGCGCGGGCTGGTCAGAGCCGCCGAGCTGGCCCGCGGCGCGGTGGCCAGGCCGGTCGAGGGCACGGTGCTCAGCGTGCTGACCGCGGTCGCCGGGGCCGTGCGCGGCCTGACGGGAGACCTCGCCTCGGTGGCCAGGAGGGCGGCCGACGAGGCGCGCTCGGCGCTCCGCCGTACCCCGGACCAGCTCGACGTGCTCGCCCGCAGCGGTGTGGTGGACGCGGGCGGGGCCGGGCTGGCGATCATTCTGGAGAGCCTCGCCGCGGTGGTCACCGACTCCTACACCGGGCGGGTCGACATCCCGGCGCCGGCCCACAGGGTCGCCCCGGAGGTGGGCCCGGAGGTGGGGGAGGGCCCCGGCTACGAGGTCATGTACCTGCTCGACGCGGACGAGGCCGCGGTCGGCGCGCTCCGCGGCGAGCTGGACGCGCTCGGCGACTCCCTGGTGGTCGTGGGCGGCGACGGCCTGTGGAACGTGCACGTCCACGTGGACGACGCGGGGGCGGCGATCGAGGCGGCCATGCGGGTGGGCCGACCCCACCGGATCAAGGTGACCTACCTGGTCGGCTCCGGCAGGACCCACCCGGCGGCCCGGGGGCGGGGCGTGGTGGCCGTGGCCGCCGGGCCCGCGCTGGGCGCCGTGTTCGAGCAGTCGGGGGCGGTGGTGGTGCGCCGGGAGCCCGGCTCCAGCCCGCCCCTGGCGGCGGTGCTGGCCGCGATCCGCGAGGCCGGCACGGAGGTCGTGGTGCTGCCCAACGACAGCGGGACCCGCGAGGTCGCGGCGGCCGCCGCCGAGATCGCCCGCGAGGAGGGGCTGGTGGTCAGCGTGCTGCCCACCAGGGCCTCGGTGCAGGGTCTGGCGGCGCTGGCCGTCCACGACCCGCTGAGGCGCTTCGACGACGACGTGGTGGCCATGACCGAGGCGGCCGCGCACACCCGCCACGGGCACGTCTGGGTGGCCGACCGGGAGGTGATGACGAGCGCGGGCCTGACCGTGCCGGGAGACGTCCTGGGCGTGATCGACGGCGACGCCGCCGTGATCGGCACCGGCCTCGTGGACACCGCCCTTGAGATCACCCGCCGCATGGTGTCGGCGAGCAGCGAGCTGGTGACCATGCTCCAGGGCGTCAACGCGCCGGAGGGGCTGGCGCGGGCCGTACAGGACCATCTGGCCGAGACCAGGCCCGACGTCGAGGTCGTCCTGTACGAGGGCGGGCAGGGCGGCTACCCGCTGCTCATCGGCGTCGAGTGA
- a CDS encoding YceD family protein, whose amino-acid sequence MTLHSLDPRAPWVISTHDLGRRPGSMLRITRSLPAPAEIGVEMIGVPKDADVELEIRLEAVMEGVLVTGTAQAPLRGECARCLEPVISDTEVSFQELFFYSAEDAAEGDSILDGELLDLEPTFRDAVVLTLPLSPVCSEDCTGLCAECGVRLADAEPDHGHEVIDARWAKLQGLIPEHNNDQES is encoded by the coding sequence ATGACTCTGCACAGCCTCGATCCTCGAGCCCCCTGGGTGATATCCACCCACGATCTGGGCAGGCGACCGGGTTCGATGCTCCGGATCACCCGCTCTCTCCCGGCACCGGCGGAGATCGGCGTTGAGATGATCGGTGTCCCCAAGGACGCCGATGTCGAGCTGGAGATCCGGCTTGAGGCGGTCATGGAAGGCGTGCTCGTCACGGGCACGGCGCAAGCCCCGCTGCGGGGGGAGTGCGCGCGGTGCCTGGAGCCGGTCATCTCGGATACCGAGGTGAGCTTCCAGGAGCTGTTCTTCTACTCGGCGGAGGATGCCGCCGAGGGTGACTCGATCCTCGACGGCGAACTGCTCGATCTTGAACCCACGTTCCGTGACGCGGTGGTGCTCACACTGCCGTTGAGCCCGGTCTGCAGTGAAGACTGCACGGGGCTCTGCGCGGAATGCGGGGTCAGGCTCGCGGATGCCGAGCCTGACCACGGGCACGAGGTGATCGACGCACGCTGGGCCAAGCTGCAAGGTCTGATTCCGGAACATAACAACGATCAGGAGAGCTGA
- the rnc gene encoding ribonuclease III produces the protein MERVLSVRLDVAILERAMTHRSYAYENGGLPTNERLEFLGDSVLGLVVTDTLYRNHPDLPEGQLAKLRAAVVNMRALADVARTLGLGRFLRLGRGEEGTGGRDKSSILADTLEALIGSVYVNRGLDEAFRVVHLLFDPLITRSASLGAGLDWKTSLQELTASESLGVPEYHVEESGPDHAKSFTAVVRLGGEEYGSGSGRSKKEAEQQAAEAAWNRIRQDRDKREAS, from the coding sequence CTGGAGCGGGTCCTCTCGGTCCGGCTGGACGTCGCGATCCTGGAGCGGGCGATGACGCACCGCTCCTACGCCTACGAGAACGGCGGCCTGCCCACCAACGAGCGCCTGGAGTTCCTCGGCGACTCGGTGCTGGGCCTGGTGGTCACCGACACCCTCTACCGCAACCACCCGGACCTGCCCGAGGGGCAGCTCGCCAAGCTCAGGGCCGCGGTGGTCAACATGCGCGCCCTGGCCGACGTGGCCCGCACGCTGGGCCTGGGCCGGTTCCTGCGGCTGGGCCGGGGCGAGGAGGGCACCGGGGGCCGTGACAAGTCCTCGATCCTCGCCGACACCCTTGAGGCGCTCATCGGCTCGGTCTACGTCAACAGGGGGCTGGACGAGGCGTTCCGCGTGGTCCACCTGCTCTTCGACCCCCTCATCACCCGCTCGGCCTCGCTGGGCGCCGGACTCGACTGGAAGACCTCGCTCCAGGAGCTCACCGCCTCCGAGTCGCTCGGCGTGCCCGAATACCACGTCGAGGAGAGCGGCCCCGACCACGCCAAGTCCTTCACCGCCGTCGTCCGCCTCGGTGGCGAGGAGTACGGCTCCGGCTCCGGCCGGTCGAAGAAGGAGGCCGAGCAGCAGGCCGCGGAGGCGGCCTGGAACCGGATCCGCCAGGACCGGGACAAGCGCGAAGCCAGCTGA
- the thiD gene encoding bifunctional hydroxymethylpyrimidine kinase/phosphomethylpyrimidine kinase, which yields MTDPTPPRVLTVAGSDSGGGAGIQADLKTMLALGVHGMSVIAAVTAQNSLGVQGYWELPPEAVRAQLDSVLGDIGVQAVKTGMLASPALVEVVAEVLAGVEAPVVVDPVGVSKHGDTLLAPEAVDTVKSRLLRTATVVTPNLWEVAQLTGVKVEDETDLGRAAEAVLELGPTWALIKGGHLPGAPVDLLTDGTREFRFTAERHDNRHTHGTGCTLASAIASYLARGEDVPAAVERAKTYVTGAIAHGFALGEGIGPVDHAWQWRRDAGPQETP from the coding sequence ATGACCGATCCGACCCCTCCTCGTGTGCTGACCGTCGCCGGTTCCGACTCCGGCGGCGGCGCCGGGATCCAGGCCGACCTGAAGACAATGCTCGCCCTGGGCGTGCACGGCATGAGCGTCATCGCCGCGGTGACCGCACAGAACTCGCTGGGCGTCCAGGGATACTGGGAGCTCCCGCCGGAGGCGGTGCGCGCCCAGCTCGACTCGGTGCTCGGCGACATCGGCGTCCAGGCGGTCAAGACCGGGATGCTGGCCTCGCCCGCGCTGGTGGAGGTGGTCGCCGAGGTGCTGGCCGGGGTCGAGGCGCCGGTCGTGGTGGACCCGGTGGGGGTCTCCAAGCACGGCGACACGCTGCTCGCCCCCGAGGCCGTCGACACGGTGAAGTCGCGCCTGTTGCGGACGGCCACCGTGGTCACCCCCAACCTCTGGGAGGTGGCCCAGCTCACCGGGGTGAAGGTCGAGGACGAAACCGACCTGGGCCGGGCCGCCGAGGCGGTCCTGGAGCTGGGCCCCACCTGGGCGCTGATCAAGGGGGGCCACCTGCCCGGCGCCCCGGTGGACCTGCTGACCGACGGCACCCGCGAGTTCCGCTTCACCGCCGAGCGCCACGACAACCGCCACACCCACGGCACCGGCTGCACCCTGGCCTCGGCGATCGCCTCCTACCTGGCGCGCGGCGAGGACGTCCCGGCCGCCGTGGAGCGGGCCAAGACATATGTCACGGGCGCGATCGCCCACGGGTTCGCGCTGGGGGAGGGCATCGGCCCGGTGGACCACGCCTGGCAGTGGCGCCGGGACGCGGGCCCACAGGAAACGCCCTAG
- the coaD gene encoding pantetheine-phosphate adenylyltransferase has product MRRVVCPGSFDPVTNGHLDIIGRASRQYDEVVVAVLINIEKKSLFTVEERIEMLQTVTKEYGNVRVDKFHGLLVDYCKQQEIPAIVKGLRAVSDFDYELQMAQLNYRMSGVETLFMATGPEVSFLSSSRIKEIVRYGGSVAGLVPDLVQELLVERLRG; this is encoded by the coding sequence TTGCGTCGCGTTGTCTGTCCGGGATCGTTCGATCCCGTTACCAACGGCCATCTGGACATCATCGGCCGGGCCTCCCGGCAGTACGACGAGGTCGTCGTAGCCGTCCTGATCAACATCGAGAAGAAGAGCCTGTTCACGGTCGAGGAGCGCATCGAGATGCTCCAGACCGTCACCAAGGAGTACGGCAACGTCCGCGTGGACAAGTTCCACGGCCTGCTGGTGGACTACTGCAAACAGCAGGAGATCCCCGCGATCGTCAAGGGTCTGCGCGCCGTCAGCGACTTCGACTACGAGCTCCAGATGGCCCAGCTCAACTACCGGATGTCGGGGGTCGAGACGCTGTTCATGGCCACCGGCCCGGAGGTGTCCTTCCTGTCCTCCAGCCGCATCAAGGAGATCGTCCGGTACGGTGGGAGCGTGGCCGGCCTGGTCCCGGACCTCGTGCAGGAGCTTCTGGTCGAACGGCTCAGGGGTTAG
- the mutM gene encoding bifunctional DNA-formamidopyrimidine glycosylase/DNA-(apurinic or apyrimidinic site) lyase → MPELPEVEVVRRGLERWVSGRVVAHAEVLHPRAIRRHIPGAEEFSARLKGRVIGPAERRGKYLWLPLDGGSEAILAHLGMSGQLLVVEPGAALEKHLRVRIGFTDGGPDLRFVDQRTFGHVLVTALAQAGGRPVPEPITHIAADPFEEHFDEELFGRRLRARQTEIKRALLDQSLISGVGNIYADEALWRARLHGARPTGALTRPKIAELLGAAREVMAAALSEGGTSFDSLYVNVNGESGYFDRSLAVYGRRDEPCRRCGTPIIRESFMNRSSYSCPRCQPRPRKARS, encoded by the coding sequence ATGCCCGAGCTGCCCGAGGTCGAGGTCGTCCGGCGAGGTCTGGAGCGCTGGGTGTCCGGGCGGGTGGTCGCCCACGCCGAGGTGCTGCACCCGCGGGCGATCCGGCGGCACATCCCCGGCGCCGAGGAGTTCTCCGCCCGTCTGAAGGGCCGCGTGATAGGCCCGGCCGAGCGCCGGGGCAAATACCTCTGGCTCCCCCTGGACGGCGGCTCCGAGGCGATCCTGGCGCATCTGGGGATGAGCGGCCAGCTGCTGGTGGTGGAGCCCGGCGCGGCCCTGGAGAAGCACCTGCGCGTCCGGATCGGTTTCACCGACGGCGGTCCCGACCTGCGCTTCGTCGACCAGCGGACCTTCGGCCACGTGCTGGTGACCGCGCTGGCCCAGGCCGGCGGCCGTCCGGTGCCGGAGCCGATCACGCACATCGCGGCCGACCCGTTCGAGGAGCACTTCGACGAGGAGCTGTTCGGCCGCCGGCTGCGCGCCAGGCAGACCGAGATCAAGCGGGCGCTCCTGGACCAGTCGCTGATCAGCGGCGTCGGCAACATCTACGCCGACGAGGCGCTCTGGCGGGCCCGGCTGCACGGTGCCCGGCCCACCGGGGCGCTGACCCGGCCCAAGATCGCCGAGCTGCTGGGCGCCGCCCGCGAGGTGATGGCCGCGGCGCTGTCGGAGGGCGGCACATCCTTCGACAGTCTCTACGTGAATGTCAATGGCGAGAGCGGTTACTTCGACCGCTCGCTCGCGGTGTACGGCAGGCGGGACGAGCCCTGCCGGAGATGCGGCACCCCGATCATCAGGGAGTCGTTCATGAACCGCTCCTCCTACAGCTGCCCCCGCTGCCAGCCCCGTCCGAGAAAGGCCCGGTCATGA
- the rpmF gene encoding 50S ribosomal protein L32: MAVPKRKMSRSNTRSRRSQWKAAAVSLVSCPQCRSPKRPHVACPTCGTYNRRQVIEPSA, encoded by the coding sequence GTGGCTGTCCCCAAGCGCAAGATGTCGCGGAGCAACACTCGCTCCCGCAGGTCGCAGTGGAAGGCCGCCGCGGTCTCGCTCGTGAGCTGCCCCCAGTGCCGCTCGCCGAAGCGTCCGCACGTGGCGTGCCCGACCTGCGGCACTTACAACCGCCGTCAGGTGATCGAGCCCTCCGCCTGA
- the recG gene encoding ATP-dependent DNA helicase RecG — protein MTSFDEPLAKALDPKTAKLLESVLDLRTVGDLLRHYPRRYAERGELTDLDDLQVDEHVTVVGEVTRAMRKPMRNKGGTWLEVEVVDGRRSRIYLSFFGKASHIAETRLRPGRRGMFAGKVGAFGQGDKRRWQLSHPEFEMFDESEAGAEEFAAALVPIYPAGKDVTPWAIRRALGVVLDTMGPLDDPLPAELRARHKLPGLAEALQAIHRPRDHGDVTRARKRLKFDEAFLLQAVLLQRRMAAASWPATPRPRRGDGLLADFDGRLPFQLTEGQQSVGEEVAADLALAHPMHRLLQGEVGAGKTVVALRAMLQVVDAGGQAVLLAPTEVLAQQHHRSISAMLGDLAAGGMFGGTAVALLTGSLGAAARRSAMLDAASGTAGIVVGTHAVLQERVQFADLGLVVVDEQHRFGVEQRDALREKAGGGRPHVLVMTATPIPRTVAMTVFGDLTVSTLSQLPSGRAPITTHVVPAAEKPHFLDRTWTRLREEVELGRQAYIVCPRIGDLEGDEGDLSKDDDERRPPLAVLEVAEMLSEGPLRGLRTAVLHGKLPPEEKDAVMRAFTRGEVDVLVATTVIEVGVDVPNSSVMVIMDADRFGVSQLHQLRGRVGRGGLPGLCLLVTDSLGGTPARQRLDAVAATLDGFELSRVDLEQRREGDVLGVAQSGRRSSLKMLQLLRDEDVIHAARQDAEAMLTADPDLAGHPVLRMEIDRLLADERAEYLEKT, from the coding sequence GTGACGAGCTTTGACGAGCCGCTGGCGAAGGCACTGGACCCCAAGACGGCCAAGCTGCTGGAGAGCGTCCTCGACCTGCGCACCGTCGGCGACCTGCTGCGGCACTACCCCCGGCGTTACGCCGAGCGCGGCGAGCTGACCGATCTCGACGACCTGCAGGTCGACGAGCACGTCACCGTGGTGGGCGAGGTCACCAGGGCCATGCGCAAGCCGATGCGCAACAAGGGCGGCACCTGGCTGGAGGTCGAGGTCGTCGACGGCCGGCGCAGCAGGATCTACCTGTCGTTCTTCGGCAAGGCCTCCCACATCGCCGAGACACGGCTGCGGCCGGGCAGGCGGGGCATGTTCGCGGGGAAGGTCGGCGCGTTCGGACAGGGCGACAAGCGCAGGTGGCAGCTGTCCCACCCCGAGTTCGAGATGTTCGACGAGAGCGAGGCCGGAGCCGAGGAGTTCGCCGCCGCGCTGGTGCCGATCTACCCGGCGGGCAAGGACGTGACGCCCTGGGCGATCCGCCGGGCACTGGGTGTCGTCCTCGACACCATGGGCCCCCTCGACGACCCGCTCCCGGCCGAGCTGCGGGCCCGGCACAAGCTGCCCGGCCTGGCCGAGGCGCTCCAGGCGATCCACCGGCCGCGCGATCACGGCGACGTGACCCGAGCCCGCAAACGGCTCAAGTTCGACGAGGCGTTCCTGCTCCAGGCCGTGCTGCTGCAGCGCCGGATGGCCGCCGCCTCCTGGCCCGCCACGCCCCGGCCCCGGCGCGGCGACGGGCTGCTGGCCGACTTCGACGGGCGCCTGCCGTTCCAGCTCACCGAGGGGCAGCAGAGCGTGGGGGAGGAGGTCGCGGCCGACCTGGCCCTCGCCCATCCCATGCACCGGCTGCTGCAGGGCGAGGTGGGCGCGGGCAAGACCGTCGTCGCGCTGCGGGCCATGCTCCAGGTGGTCGACGCCGGAGGGCAGGCCGTGCTGCTGGCGCCCACCGAGGTGCTCGCCCAGCAGCACCACCGGTCGATCTCGGCCATGCTCGGCGACCTGGCCGCCGGCGGCATGTTCGGCGGCACCGCGGTCGCCCTGCTGACGGGCTCGCTGGGCGCGGCGGCCCGCCGCTCGGCCATGCTCGACGCGGCCTCGGGCACCGCCGGGATCGTGGTCGGCACCCACGCGGTGCTCCAGGAGCGCGTGCAGTTCGCCGACCTCGGTCTGGTCGTGGTGGACGAGCAGCACCGCTTCGGCGTCGAGCAGCGCGACGCGCTCCGCGAGAAGGCCGGCGGCGGGCGCCCGCACGTGCTGGTCATGACCGCCACCCCGATCCCGCGCACGGTCGCCATGACGGTCTTCGGCGACCTCACGGTCTCCACGCTCTCCCAGCTCCCCTCCGGGCGCGCCCCGATCACCACGCACGTGGTGCCCGCCGCCGAGAAGCCGCACTTCCTGGACCGCACCTGGACGCGGCTGCGCGAGGAGGTCGAGCTCGGCCGGCAGGCATACATCGTCTGCCCGCGCATCGGCGACCTGGAGGGGGACGAGGGCGACCTGTCGAAGGACGACGACGAGCGGCGTCCGCCGCTGGCGGTGCTGGAGGTGGCCGAGATGCTGTCGGAGGGTCCGCTGCGGGGCCTGCGCACGGCGGTGCTCCACGGCAAGCTGCCGCCGGAGGAGAAAGACGCCGTGATGCGGGCCTTCACCCGGGGCGAGGTCGACGTCCTGGTGGCGACCACGGTCATCGAGGTCGGCGTCGACGTCCCCAACTCCTCGGTCATGGTCATCATGGACGCCGACCGGTTCGGCGTCTCCCAGCTGCACCAGCTCCGCGGCCGGGTCGGCCGCGGCGGGCTGCCCGGCCTGTGCCTGCTGGTGACCGACTCCCTGGGCGGCACCCCGGCCCGCCAGCGGCTCGACGCCGTGGCGGCGACCCTCGACGGCTTCGAGCTGTCCCGGGTCGACCTGGAGCAGCGCCGTGAGGGTGATGTGCTGGGTGTGGCCCAGTCGGGCCGCAGGTCGTCGCTGAAGATGCTCCAGCTCCTGCGTGACGAGGACGTCATCCACGCCGCCCGCCAGGACGCCGAGGCCATGCTGACGGCCGACCCCGACCTGGCGGGGCACCCCGTCCTCCGGATGGAGATCGACCGGCTCCTGGCCGACGAGCGCGCGGAATATCTCGAGAAGACCTGA
- a CDS encoding Lrp/AsnC family transcriptional regulator, which yields MVQAYILIQTEVGKAANVAGEISGISGVTQAEDVTGPYDVIVRAEARNVDELGKLVVAQIQAVEGITRTLTCPIVHI from the coding sequence ATGGTGCAGGCCTACATCCTTATCCAGACCGAGGTCGGCAAGGCGGCGAACGTGGCCGGGGAGATCTCAGGGATCTCCGGCGTCACCCAGGCCGAGGACGTCACCGGCCCCTACGACGTTATCGTCCGCGCCGAGGCGCGGAACGTGGATGAGCTAGGCAAGCTTGTGGTGGCTCAGATTCAGGCGGTCGAGGGGATTACACGTACGCTTACGTGTCCAATCGTCCACATTTGA
- the rpmB gene encoding 50S ribosomal protein L28 yields MASVCDVCAKKPTFGNNVSHSHRRTRRRWNPNIQPVRAVVNGTPKRLNVCTSCIKAGKVTR; encoded by the coding sequence GTGGCTTCCGTCTGCGACGTTTGCGCTAAGAAGCCGACCTTCGGCAACAACGTCTCCCACTCGCACCGCCGCACCCGCCGCCGCTGGAACCCGAACATCCAGCCCGTGCGCGCAGTGGTGAACGGCACGCCGAAGCGGCTGAACGTGTGCACCTCCTGCATCAAGGCCGGCAAGGTCACCCGATAG